The segment TACCCGCCTGGAGGTGTATTCCGGCGGGTCCATCGAGGCCAATTCCCGCGTGCAGTTTTCGGGAATGCTCTATGCCCGCAAAGACGTGACAATCGGCGACCGTGTGCGCGCCGTGTTCCCGAGTGTGGCGGTTGCCGTCGGTTCCGGGGACTGCAGCGTGACGCTTGCAGGGCACGCCGCGTTCGCGGGCGTGCTCGCGGCACCGGGCGGTAACGTGGTGGTGGATACTCCCGACAGCCTCGCCGGAGCCGCGTTCCCCGGAACCGTGCGCGACTCGTCCCAAGCGCTCCTGCCTGCGTTCTTCGACGGGGAGAACGTCGTCTTCCGGAGGGCCGCAAAGTGATATCCTGTGATAGACATCCCGTGGCAAACGACACATTTATGTCCCAAAATAAAGACATTGCCCTCGATAAACGGAATGGTTTTACCCTCCTAGAAGTCCTCGTCGCGCTCGCCGTCCTTGCTGCCGGCGCGGTGGCGCTCGGGCACTACGCCGGCGCCTTCAACCGCGTCTCTTCCGCCGAAATAGCCCGTGCCGACTCCGCCGTTGCCGCTGTAGCTTACCTCGATTCCATCGCCGTATCGCTCTCGCCCTGCACCGACACAGTCCTAATGCGTGCAGAAACCTTCCTGCTCCCAGGGCCTCGCGCCCTCCAGTGGGTCGAGGTCCATTCAGGTAACTTCACGTTGAGGAGGCTTGTGCGATGCGCAAGGGCTTCACGCTGATGGAACTCATGGTGGCGCTCGCCACCGCCGGCATACTCGTGTCCGTCGCCCTCGGCATGTACGGCTCGTTTTACCGCGGGTACGTCGCCAGCCGCGATGCCTACGCTGCGGCCACTTCCGAACGCCTGCTCCAGATGCAAAAAAGCATCCGCGAAATTCGCGGATGCCCAAATGCTAATCGTCTGTAGGTTTATGCTGCCTGCAGGGCTTCCTTTTCGGCCTTGCGGGCTTCCTTGCGGACCCTGTGCATCTCGATGAGGTTGCTTATGTAGTGCATAAA is part of the Fibrobacter sp. UWR2 genome and harbors:
- a CDS encoding prepilin-type N-terminal cleavage/methylation domain-containing protein is translated as MSQNKDIALDKRNGFTLLEVLVALAVLAAGAVALGHYAGAFNRVSSAEIARADSAVAAVAYLDSIAVSLSPCTDTVLMRAETFLLPGPRALQWVEVHSGNFTLRRLVRCARASR